A single window of Penaeus vannamei isolate JL-2024 chromosome 24, ASM4276789v1, whole genome shotgun sequence DNA harbors:
- the LOC113830133 gene encoding phenoloxidase-activating factor 3, with protein sequence MVKGIRFLPKGVLLLPLWLLLALPVDAAPRTSRQAYNPCLPGSICTILTSCPDLLLVLKNPTPSGIKQLQQSTCGFAGRIPKVCCRNPARGGPITPPNKPPSPTSPTSTHPQTPPPAREITMPPAPEITTPPASEIATPPAPEIATPPAPEITTPTTRPPVPFPGRALPAEEKGEDLLPEHCGYSPLGTRISRGKKVRFGAFPWMAVLGFDAPGNDPKADVKWGCGGSLINRRYVLTAAHCTMPEYNEKHTLSKVRLGEHDLRAEKDCRRAGGGGEICTLPPQTFGIEEVVAHPTFNKRAPESDDIALIRLDRDVDLKTPYVQSICLPTEDTDPEKFVGERGAIIAGWGVTKSGYSLGRLLSATVPHVPLSACRKNYRNVLLKEQVCFGGEDFKDSCKGDSGGPLFQTKYPGAPHVQLGIVSYGYKNCGTEGVASIYTNVASYRRWILQNLKP encoded by the exons ATGGTAAAAGGCATTCGATTCCTTCCAAAGGGGGTCCTTCTACTTCCACTCTGGCTCCTGCTTGCCCTCCCCGTGGACGCTGCTCCCAGGACCTCCAGACAAG CCTACAACCCATGCCTCCCTGGGTCAATATGCACTATCCTGACCTCCTGCCCTGACCTGCTCCTGGTCCTGAAGAACCCGACGCCCTCAGGAATCAAACAGCTACAGCAATCGACCTGTGGCTTCGCTGGGAGGATACCCAAG GTATGCTGTCGAAACCCCGCCCGTGGAGGCCCCATAACCCCGCCCAATAAGCCAccttcacccacctcccctaCGTCAACGCACCCCCAGACTCCGCCCCCAGCCCGAGAAATCACCATGCCCCCTGCCCCGGAAATCACCACGCCCCCTGCCTCGGAAATCGCCACGCCCCCTGCTCCGGAAATCGCCACGCCCCCTGCCCCGGAAATCACCACGCCCACGACCCGtcctcccgtcccctttcccGGCCGAGCGCTGCCTgccgaagagaagggggaggacctGCTACCCGAACACTGCGGGTACTCGCCCTTGGGAACCAGAATCTCACGGGGGAAAAAGGTTCGGTTCGGCGCCTTCCCCTGGATGGCTGTGCTGGGGTTCGACG cTCCCGGAAACGACCCAAAAGCCGACGTGAAGTGGGGTTGTGGCGGTTCGCTTATCAACAGACGCTATGTCCTCACGGCTGCCCACTGCACGATGCCCGAATATAACGAGAAGCATACCCT gAGCAAAGTGCGCCTCGGGGAACATGACCTGAGGGCGGAAAAGGACTgcaggagagcgggaggagggggagaaatatgCACACTTCCCCCGCAGACATTCGGTATTGAGGAAGTGGTTGCCCATCCCACTTTCAACAAAAGGGCCCCTGAGAGTGATGACATTGCGTTGATCAGGCTGGACAGAGATGTGGATCTTAAAa CGCCTTACGTGCAATCTATATGTCTCCCGACTGAGGACACGGACCCAGAGAAATTCGTGGGAGAACGCGGGGCCATCATAGCAGGCTGGGGGGTGACTAAATCGGGTTACAGTCTCGGCAGACTTCTCTCAGCCACCGTGCCTCATGTCCCTCTGAGCGCCTGTAGGAAGAACTACCGCAATGTGCTGCTGAAGGAACAG gtgTGTTTCGGCGGGGAGGACTTCAAGGACTCCTGCAAGGGGGACTCCGGGGGCCCTCTCTTCCAGACCAAGTACCCAGGGGCGCCGCACGTTCAG CTTGGCATCGTCTCGTACGGCTACAAGAACTGCGGGACAGAAGGCGTGGCTTCCATCTACACCAACGTAGCGTCCTACAGGAGGTGGATCTTGCAGAATCTGAAACCTTAA